DNA from Fundulus heteroclitus isolate FHET01 chromosome 17, MU-UCD_Fhet_4.1, whole genome shotgun sequence:
cagcagaagctGTGAGCAACGCTGTGtggtgcattcacagtgcatggGAAAATTCAAAACtcaagaagaaacatgtttttgttcaattatttttaaaatgtgtgtgtatatatatatatatatatatatatatatatatatatatatatatatatatatatatatatatatatattatactttttttattgattgaagaaaaacacgttttttGTTGAGTACTGAATTGTCCCATGAACTCTGAATGCACCACAGCTGAACGTAGTTGATTCTTCCTGGCTGATCAGAGGTGTTCTTCAGGCAGAAGATGTGGGAAACCTGTTAAGCAagacaacaaagtttttttgttgaaacataATCCTGgtgagtgctttttttttttttttttagatgtaaacAGTTTATCAATGTTCACGGTTAGACTCTGAGCTGAGGAAATCCTCAGGATTGAGTGAAGGTGATGTGTGATGTTTTGATTAGctttattaaagagaaaagttggttttctccctttaacaattcaacacacctgaaatcGGTTGTCTAAGAGGCGGAGCGCGCTGATTGTGCTCCGCAATAACTGTGCGCAGTTGTTAGCAGAGGCCATCTgccccatagacataatataagagtagaccccgcattgactgtcgctgcgcaggaattacggccgccatcttggggcggtcgacttgctaccctaacctgctgattcaagctgaacacactaatgatgcctcagcactgtgcggctcatttttgtttaaatcgagggactatttaCGTCAGGGCTCAAggaataacttttcacaagtaagatgaacagatatcgtttatatttttgattagaatgtgatttttctaaaattaggcagagagatacaggtctacacgtccaagtctttgtgacttagtctctccaaaaccGCATCTgctccgtgaaggcatcagagctttgttagacattagtgaataaacagtatatatatatatatatatatatatatatatatatatatatatatatatatatatatatatgagagagagagagagatcatttgcaaaaacagataactctgtttttataaattaaaaaaaacatactttttattatttagttaaggTGATACCAGTCAAACTAACCTACCTGATGAATTTGATCAGGTAAGAGcgacataacaaaataatggcATCTCAAAAATACACCTTCATtaaaaggacccccccccccccccccacacacacacacacacacacttacattttaatttatttggctaaaaacggagttatctgtttttgcaaatgaactctTCATATATgcagtgaaccctcgctatatcgCGGTTCCtgtttcacggtctcgctgcttcatggatttgcattgatgagccgttcattacagttcccAAACATAATCGATGGTGGCATGTCGGTTTATTCCAAaaatgagaatcttcaccagcatgtcggtttataagattctttttgcccagaagaacaacaactaccgataactatggtttttctccctaaaacacacacctgcaccgcgggctttagaagaaaaaaacgctacagagcggagtcgggatgcagcggctcagtgagaagagcagtgaaatacatgactcgctatttgtcctactgtactttgtatttttttcataatcatttttaattttctcccgttctaatacaatgactcgggtcgcggtggagCGGTGCTGATCTCCACAATTTGAAGCATTCAATTCGTATTGATGGTCAAATTAgtattttacagcacagtagttatttgtaaaaaaaaaaaaaaaacaaaaaacgtttatacagtacttttatttgttaaacaaatacttgggcctgtaaaaaggttgttctttggtttcaatgtacTATGGAGCAGGCtatttcattgtataataattgtaaagaaaataaaggttactacttcatGGACTTCGCCTaccacgggttctttttggaatatatatatatatatatatatatatatatatatatagagagagagagagagagagagagagagagagagagatatatatatatagagagatatatatatatatagagagagctGATATATCTAGCAGCgattatatctatatctatctatctctctctctctatctctatatctatctatctatctatctctctctatctatctatagcgcgcgcgcgcgcgcgcgcgcgctctCTCTCAGACGCGAGAGCCTCTCTCTCGCGCGCGCTGTATCTCTCGCGCGCGCGCTCTCTCTCTATCTcgctctatctctctatctctctctctatctctctctctctctctctctctctctctctctctctctatctctctctctatctctctctctctctctctctctctctcctctctctctctctctctctcgcgcgCGAGCGCGcgcgcgctctctctctctatcctcTCATCTCGcggcgcgcgcgcgcgcgcgccgcgagcgctctctctctctctctctctctatctctcgcGCGAGCGCCGCGCGcgcgcgctctctctctctcctctctcgcgcgcgcgcgcgcgcgcgcgcgcgcgctctctctctctctctctctctctctctctctctctcctcgcgcgcgcgcgcgctctctcgctctctctctctctctcgcgcgCGCGCTCTctcgcgctctctctctctctctctctcgccgcGCGCGCGCGCTCTctcgcgctctctctctctctctcgcgcgcgccgcgctctctctctctctctctatctctctctctctctctctctctctctctctctctctctctctctctctctctacctcgcgcgcgcgcgcgcgcgagcgcgcgcgcgcgcgcgctctctcgctctctctctctctctctctctctctcgcgcgCGCTCTCTCTCTATCCTCTCCTCGCGCGcgcgcgctctctctctctctctctcgcgcgCGCggcgcgctctctctctctctctcgcgcgCGCCTCTCTCTCTcgatctctctatctctcttctCGCGCGCGCGGCGCGCGcgctctcctctcttcctcttcctctctctctctctctctctctctactctctcgCGCGAGCGCGCGCGCGCTCTCTTCTCTCATCTCGCGCGCGCGCGCTCTCTATCTCCTCGCGCTCTCTCGCGCGCTCGCGCGCTCTCTTCGCGCTCTCGCGCGCTCGCCGCGCGCGCTCTCCGCGCTCTCTccgcgctctctctctctctctctctcgcgcgcgcgcgctctctctctctctcgcgctctcctctctctctcgcgcgctctctctctcctctctcgtctctctctctcctcgtatctctctctctctctctctctctctctatctctctcatctctcgctctctctcgctcgctccgctctgtctctctgtgtctgttttTGTCTCTCGTGCTACCCCCCCTTCTTCCCGTGTctgcgtggctgtgttttgccGCCTCCCTCCCTTCTGTCCGCCTCTTCCCTTCCTTTTCCCCCCCCTCCGCCCCTTTCCCTGCCCTGCCCCCTTTGTTCTCCCCAGCTATCGCTTtaaagtttcagaaaaaaacaacgtgAACATTAGTTCATAATCAGCAAGTATAGTTGActtaaattgattctgcacctggttaacacattacactgagctgagttctcgaccgccccaagatggcgcccttAAATCTCGTCCGTGCCTATAGGCCAGAGCgctcgatgcggggtctactctttatatatgtctatgatCTGCCCCTCTGCCCGCGCCTGATAAGACATAGTATTAATGACACATCCACAGATGTGCAAAtttctttaaaggtatactatgcaccggggttgattttccagcgaggctccccccagagggcaaaagtaaaagtgcactgtcgcaaagatgctcagctgttctggtttgtAAAGTcaagaggtgagtggactgtgaaccAGTTTGACAACAGTGTGAAgtaagaacttgatgctgctgagatgaaagttaaccaggtgatgatgtggaaagtgaaggagaggatgggaggctggccaggatgacgccaaggctctgaagctgaaaggtgggagagatacaggaatggtCAATGGATATTGTAGACCTACCAGATTTagttttttgctttaacccatgtaTGAATATATGTATGAATATGCACTTTTACTGTTgctgtttagagttcaacagtttgatggcaacggggaaaaagctgttgcaaaaACTGGTGAAcgtgcagcggatgctgcagaaccttttcccagtgggcaaaggggagaacagtccacggtggaggtgtgaggggtctctgataatgttatgggctcgggacatgcaacgctgggatgaaatgtccttatggacaggagaggagccccgatgatcccttctgctgtcctcaccaccctccaccagatgctgtgggatgagggtgttaaacgctgaagtccaggaacatgctcaaagggggcgggctgaagtccaggaacatgctcaaagggggcggtgcgtgggcttggaacccgttaataactgcttgcagttctagttttcaTTTAGGATTCTCTGGAGTACAGGAAGGTAAAACTCCCGTTGGTGATCCAGGGTTTCAGTGATGCACAGCGAGGAGCTTCCTAGGGACACTTGAACCCAGTGATCACTCTGCAGTTAGAGCAGCTCTCTGGCTGGCTCCCCTGATTGGAGCCTCACTcattataaatgtatgtatctGAGGAGGGTTTACTATGCTGTTTATTTTGActaaatgttctatttttttccttgGTATGTTATTTCAGATTGTTTTAGTTAATGTGATAATTATTGACTGCCTGTGAGCCCGAGGTTCTGTTAGTGGTTCTGTGTCTCTTTTGAGGACTTTGACATCTGTTGCGTTTTTCCTGGTGTGTTCTAGCGTTGGTCTGCTGGTTACTGTAGTGGTTGGTCATTGGTGGCATTCATCTAGAAAAGCTCCCAGACCACCATCCCTTGTCTGTGTCTGATTTGCGTGGTTTGTCAGGTATTGCTCTTCAGCGCTGCTTTCCTCCTCTAGACTGATGTCAGCtgctgctgaggaggaggaggagatgcagaggATCGTCTCTGAAGCTCTTCCAGGACTCGCTGCAGCAAGAATGAAACCATTGTTGTAGAATCTTCTTAGCTGGGGAGCGGAACACGTCAATGAGCTCCGATATGTGGAGGGAGCTCCAGGAGTGGACCTCGCTGATTTACTGACACGCATCCACATCTGAACACTTCTTCACCAACTAAAACAGGTACTGTTAATTTTTACATAGCTGTGTTATTTAAGACAAACTGTTAATGAATGATTTGTGAAGCCCCCTAAAACCTCCAGTTGTCTTGTGTGATCCTGGACACCCAAGTTACCACAACATCTTCATGGACTCAGTCATGTTCTGGCCCCTGGGAGCCAACGCCTCATGGACTGAGAAGTGCTGTTGCTAACCGTCAGCGACCAAGCTCAGCAGACCGCCGCAGGATGACCAGGATTCTGATGGATGCAACGAGGAGGTAGGACCAGCATCCAGCTAAAGCTCAGCGCCTTGCAGTTGTTCTTCGTATTGTAAAACAATCCATAGAGCTTTCCTGATGATCACAACCCAGAAGGAACAGTGAACCCGGTTGCTGTTCTcttttaaaacagataaaacccCGTGTTGGGGTTTCTGATTCCAGGACCAGACTCTGCAGACCTCTGATCGTCCCAGGATGATCCACCTTCAGCTCCACCagtcaggaggaggaagatgagaaaaGGTCAAACTTTCTGTCTACACATCCACAGAACTAGACTCTTTAAGCAAAACTACAAAGACGAGCTGAGCTTTAAAAGCTGTGTCAGACTTTGTGGCACAGGGAGGCTCTGCTCCTCATCATCCTCATAGAAATCCTCCAGCAGCCCTTCATGTCTTAACCTTTCACCTTTCTCCCTCAGCGCCGTCGTGGAACCAGATCCCAGGAGAACCACTCTTCAGCTGGATCAATAATTGTTCCAAGGATCTTCTGTTGTCCGTAGTCGTCATGATCCTGAGCACGTGTTGCTACCTGCAGAGTGGAGGAATCAGCTTGGAGGGTGAGGCTCATGGCGccttcatgatgctgtggggGATATAAGTGGCGCTGAGACGGTCAAACTTGGCCTGATGCTCAACCTCCCTAGTAGTGCAAAGTCAATATTAGTACTTCTAGTCTAGTCTTCTTTGAGTTGATTTAGCAGAGTTCACACATTtagctcctctctcctccaggaTGCTGCCTGCCAGTGGCCCCTTCACCTGACCAGGATTTCTCTCGGTCTGATCGCCTCAGTCCGCTCAGACTTTGGGGTCCTCCATCCACGGTCGTCTCCAAGCTGCCCCCTCCTACCTCCTGCCCGCTCTCCAACTCTCCCCTCCGGGAAGTCCACCTCCCAGCTACCAGGATCCTTCACTCCCTCAGTTCCTTTGCCGGCAGGCTGCTGGCTCAGCACACCTGGCACTCATCATCAGCGGTACATCTAAGGAGCTGGCTGCTGATCCTCTGACCCCTGGGTGTCCTCCTCTGTGGTACATCAAGCCATTCTGAATCATCCCCATGTTTCCTCCCACAATCATGGCCTTTGTATTTCATGTGCTCTCTGCTCCTCTTTAAAGGTGCCTTCAAAGAAGATTTCTGGACTTACCTGGCTCTCCGTCAGATGGCAGTCAGTCACTCTCCTGGTTACCTCTTCCGTGATCAGAGGCTCCAAAGTGCCTCGAATGGAACCTGTTCGCCCATTTTTAGTCTTCACGGGACTCTCTGGGCTCACAACCCGGAACCAGACCGCCACTGCCAACTCAAACAGTAAGCAGCTCCTGATCATTCACTTTACCCCTCCGCTTTGCTCAGTACACTTACCTCTGCCTCATCTCCACAGTGAGTTCCTGGTTCCCCGAGCTGACCTTCATCCCGGCAGATCACACACACCACACTAACTGACTGTAATAAACTGTCCACCTTTCTTTCTCCTGTAACCTGAGAGTCTGTCTTGCATTTGagtcaaaagcttaaaaaacaCGACGATACCCGCAATCATGTTAGTTGTTGCCCGCACAACTTGGACATCTGTGCCTATAATAATGAAGAATCAGAAGATTAAAAGTAGTAGTGGTGACATTTTAGTCGTTTCCTCCACTCTTTAGGTGACGGTGGAACAGAGAGAGAGCTGATCCACCACAGGAACAGTGGAGGACATGAGCATGTACATTTATTTAGCAATCAGACAATTGTTATggtaaatgtcttgtacttgtaTAACGCTTTgactacagtttagtcattcagccattcacaccctgatggtggtgagctatgttagtagctatagctgccctggggcagagtTGAGGCTGCTAATACACCGgcaccaccaggccctctgaccaccaccagcaggcaatgtgggtgaagtgtcttgcccaaggacacaacgacggagacagtcagagcagaggatcgaaccggcaacacacaattgcaggacgaactccccaACACCGTCACCCAATTGCTATCTTGTTGTATAGATAAGAAATGTTATCATCCCCAAAAGAGGAAATGAATTCGTTTGAACCAACAGGTTTAATCTATGGCTCTGGTAACGTAATTTTACTGAGGATAAATTAATAGGTGCAATATTGattaatcatgaataaaaatttcAGAAATGAACAAAGAATACAGTCcagatgatttttttatatttacagaaATGCTGAATAATAAACATCTTAGAATAAAGGAAGTTGCAGAAAACTAGTTACAGAAATTCACTCTAGACAAGatgaaagaggagagagagaattTGCTGTATTGTTATGTCAGCAGCCTTAACGGTCGTTTTCTTGTGTGATGTAATTTCCTCCctggcttttgattgctgcacagAGAGCTTCTCACTTTCCAAGCTGCACCAAGACGCTAACCTATACGGAGTATTTCtgagaaaaataaaggtttttcaaGTTTATGAGCCTTCCTCTGACCAGTCTACGTGTGGGTTATATCAGCGTGCACAAAGTGAGGTGCTGAGACGTTCTTGGTAATATGcttgaaaatgtgatttatttgctGGAAAGTTAAGCAAATTCTGAAAAATATTGAGTGTAAAACGCTGACTCAATCTGTATAtttatctgatttatttattctttttagaTTATATGCCAGCTGGGATAGTTTGTAAACAACATTCAGACCTAAAAACCACAAGAACATACCTTTCAACTGATTGCTATTAATATCTATAGCCCACTAATATGAACATTTTAAGTTTGTGTTTCCACTTCCTCTAAGGGAACTAAAGCTGGTTAAGGACagttaaataactaaaatgggAATCAACAACACATTGTATGTGCAGTTAGCTAATTACTTTGTGATTATTTAGGGCACTAaacatataaacaaatgtgaaaatcattTATTTCCAATATATCCTAACAGCATTTATAATTGTTGATTTCCTTTTTGGGTAAAACAGCAAATCTGGAATTTATTTTACGTCAGGCTGAACCATCAGCTAGTGGGCGGGACTAAAACTGCTACGGGGCAAGCTGATTGGTCTGCAGCAGAGATGCTATACAGgtgaaccaatcagatgtcaGAGTTGTTTGCTGAGCTGTTCTCCAGGCTAGCAAGATAATGCTAAATGATACGCGATTTACATTTAATGTCATCACATTTTAATGTACGATTTCAACATTTGTTTGAATATTCATTAACAGAACATGAAACAAATCCTTACACATTTTAtcaatttataattttatttacatcaccacataaaaatatatttctgccTCTTCATAATGGGGCTCCTAGTCTTAAATGCATAATTTTACTTCTGACCTTAACTTGCAGTATTGTCCAGATTTATTGGCAGCCTGGGGTATAAATTCATCTGGCAGGAGTAGGGAAAAGTCAAAGTGGAGCATTTGGACAAATCAGAACTTTagagaatatttatttttcaaatgggggaaaaacaaacacataaagcagtatattatttacataaaatattctGGAAAATGTGTTGTATTAACAGAAGAGGGGCTACTTTTGGTGGTCAGCTCTTCGTCTTCCCTCACAACATTTCACACAGTTTGACTTTAAAGAGGAAGTCCTGGGTACTTTCTTATGCTCTTCTTTTCAGCTCTCAGTTCTCTGCAGGACCTGGTCTCTGAACGGATTTACTTATGGAAGAAGCTAATGGGCAACTGTCCTGTTGAACAACTCAATGAAAGCCCGTTTCAGTTTACTAAGGGAGACCCAGATTTCTACTTAAaatctgatataaaaaaaaaaaaaaaaaatcatgtcctGCACCACATAACATGATCCCTCTAGAAAAGTAGCAGGCCCACAGCATTACAGATCCTCCGCTGTGCTCATCAGTGAGGCTCTGCATATCGCTGCCCCTTCCTGTTCTCATATTCCTTCGCCAGCTGTTCTGCTAAACAGGAGTTCTCAAACTATTTTccttgaaatgacaacaaaatagAAAAGTAGGCTGTTGCACTTAACGGATATAAAAAAAGTgcagatttacaaaaaaattagcTTAGCATAAGGAATCCCAAGGTCTACAGATTTGGGCCTTAACACATGGAAGGACAGAGCAGGTTTTCAGCAGGACAGGCAGGAGGGGGCTGTCCCTGTTTAAAACTCCCATAGTGATGACGGAAATCCGCCCGTCTCCACGCTGGAGCATTCTTCCCACCGTCTTGTTCTCCTATGGGGTAATTCTTCAGACACCAGCTCCCACGGAGAGGACGCTCCAACAGAACTCTCTGCAGCTGTCCGGTCTACTCCCCTGGCTGCTCCAGGACCTGAATGTTGGCTTTTTTCTTCCCTCCGTCTCCGGGCAGTTTGAGGTTCCTCTCCGTGACCTCGGCAACGTCGCTCTCGGAGTCGGATTCTTCGCCCTCAGACTCCGACGTCTCCTCGTCGTCTTCAGAGTCGCTGTCTGACTCGTTAAGCTCCACCAGGGCCACATCCTGAAGAGACAGGAGCGAGTGAGGCAATTGAAATCGTACAATTACAGTTTTTACTGCagcttcaaataaaaaaaaaatgaattttccaCTATCAAAAATTACATCTTCATACATTGCAAATTTTATTTATCACTATCCTGGGTCTCGTTCGAGGCCTGATCGTCTAATTAGATTAAAGTTCGTTCCATCCAGTTAACTGACAGTGTCCGCTAGACGGAGCGtctttcagtgttgtagtatGGCCGCCATGCACCAGGGGTCGCTGCTGCTCATCCTTGACCAGAGCCAGACTACAGTAGCTGTAAGAGCAAGAATCATGGTGGAGGCATGCCAGAACAGGAACGTGAAGCAGTCCAAGCAGAGTCTGGTGTGGGCATGCTCCTCCGGTTACCACATTTGTAGCTTCATTCATCCGTGCTGCATGGCAGAGCGGCGTCAACTTCTCATCCATAACTTACTGATGTCACTCACTGATGCGATAACAGAAAAGTGGAGGGCATTacgcaaaaataataataataatagtaacgCAACAAAAAAAGGACATCATGCCAAAAGCACGGTTGGTGGAGAGGGATGTTATGAGGATTataatgtttcacattttattctattcatttcatttgtttatatttggTAACCTAATGGGttcctgttttgttatattttataaatatgtccaagtttaagaatatttgtttattcagtcagtatttaatacagaTGGCACAATGCAATGTTAAAATCTAATGACCAGCGTCTTTAAATGCAGCAcattctaaaacatttaaagtgatTAAAgccaaattccttgtaagtgcaaacctactaggcgattaaacttgattctgattctgaacattTAGGCCTTCATGTTATGGACAGGCCCTCTAGATACAAGAGCAAACTagggtttttaagaaaatagcCGCTTATCAATGAATCGCTAATCGGTCGATACGATCGATCAACTTTGGATTAACTCATAAATCAAACTTGCCTCCCTAGTTTATCCATTCCTCAAATAAAGCCTGAGTGACGCTCACCATCTCTATGATCCGTTCTGCCTCGTCCACGTTCTCGATGTCAAAGCGTCCTTCAGGAGCCTCCTCCATCTGCTGCTTCAGCTTCTCGTTGGCCTCGGCCATCTGAGGCAGGAAGCTCTGCAGGCGCTCCAGAACTGACGGGAATCACACGAAACGCAGACGTGAGCCGGCAAAAGCCTTCTTTGTTCTCTGTCTAACCTTAATGTTGGCGAATCGTCACAGGAGGTCTCACCGCTGCTTCTGGGCACCCGCTCCGTCTGCAGGGACCTGGGCTTCAGCAGGAGCTTCTCACTGAGACCTGAGGGACGCAGGAAAACAATGTCCCCATCATCTCAGACgtccaaaaataataataatataaaccaATGTTCTTTCAATATCATTGTGAAagaaataatagtaataaacgACAGTGGCTACAATCCGAACGACACATACACAATGCATTTTTTGGAGACCCGCCATTTACTCAACAGTGCGTCGTTGTTGCTGTCAATCGCCACTGAGTTTTTACCTCCATAGAATAGGTATATATGACGACGCATGCTTCTCTTACTGGGTTTCATGTTTCcaagctgctgctcttttgccaagataaaagatcaaatgctgcgctctgttttgggaaccctgagaactctcatatgattggctcaggaaccaggaagtaaacctACGGGCTAAACTCTGAGCCAAAGTCGCTCCGCGCCGTACCTcgaggtttgaaaggagaaaaaacgtGACCGAggcattgttgatggagaggaccgatcgTTTATGATTGTCTTCACTGGCAGGTGATAAATCAGGATGATTAtggttgattttacagttaATATCTtgcttatagctcctttaagcttTTGGAGCAATGGCGTTCAGGCTGTTTGGTTTGGAGAAAACCAAACGGCAACAAACACCTCAAGGTGATCCTACAGCCTGGTAGTGCATTTATTGCGCAATCATGGGATCTAGACCCTATGGAGCCACTAggccagtggttctcaaatattTTATGCTCCACTTCCCCAagaaaatgggtcaaaaatcTAACGTTTATCGTTTGATTGCAAGAAGAATCCTTTTAAAAAGTCTAACGTAGACATGGGTTCATTCATGGTTTCTAATaactagaatgtttcaacatCACCACTTTATAcatctatatatctatagatatctatatctatataaatTAAACGACAAATGCCTTTCACCCCAATTCTGCAGTCAACACTTAACTAGCTATGAACCTCATATGTTGAGAATAATATCAAGTCATTAACATTAAAGataaacttcagttacattaagttttgtacttttttaaagGGTTAATTGATAGTATTCATCATACTACTGACCGCAGGCACacaccaaacagcagggggtgctgttgtcacatttagaatgatttagaaGGCTTCTATTTTCCGGACAGAAAAAGCCAAGGCTGCTTTGGCCAACAAGACCATGGGGATGTTTGTGGGGTTGCTTCAGAACCTCTGCAGCACAGACCGCTAGAGGaaacccccctcctcctccagcccACAACAGGAACCAGTCAAAGTGGATCAAGTTGAACGAGCTGTTTGAAACTTCCGCTTCTTACAATCTTAGCTGTGGCGCGTCCGCCGCACGCGCTACCAAGAGAAATCAACATCGGTTGTTCACTTAAAGCAAGAAGATGATGGTGTAGAAAACgctcgtttaaaaaaaaaaacacgttttagCGCCGCTAGAATCCACAACAGAAGC
Protein-coding regions in this window:
- the c17h12orf45 gene encoding uncharacterized protein C12orf45 homolog, giving the protein MCDTCRVKLSCFNMDLNAKTTSSRSLLSCGSGGGLSEKLLLKPRSLQTERVPRSSVLERLQSFLPQMAEANEKLKQQMEEAPEGRFDIENVDEAERIIEMDVALVELNESDSDSEDDEETSESEGEESDSESDVAEVTERNLKLPGDGGKKKANIQVLEQPGE